The Prochlorococcus marinus XMU1404 DNA segment GATAAAAATGAAACTTCTGCAATTAAATCTATTTTTAGAGACAGATCTTACCTCATTCCTGTAAGCTCTACTAAGTCGATGACTGGTCATCTCCTAGGAGGCTCAGGAGGTATAGAAGCTGTAGCTTGTATACTTTCTTTGACACATAATTTTATCCCTCCTACAATTAACTACGTCAATCCAGATCCTGAATGTGATCTTGATTATGTACCAAATAATGCAAGAGAAGCTCAAGTAGGAGTAGCTCTTTCTAATTCTTTCGGCTTTGGTGGTCACAATGTTTGCCTTGCTTTCAGCAAAATGAATTAAAGACAACCAATTCTGTATTTCCAACTTAACTTATTTTAAAACAATGGTCGCTGCATCTGTTTCATTAGAATCACTTTGTGTAAATAGTATAAGAATGCTTGCTGTAGATGCAGTTAATAAATCTAATAGTGGACATCCTGGATTGCCAATGGGATGTGCTCCTATGGGTTATGCACTATGGCAAAACATACTAAATCACAACCCCAATAATCCAAAATGGTTCAATAGAGACCGTTTTGTATTGTCAGCTGGTCATGGCTGTATGCTGTTGTATTCTTTGCTTCATTTGACAGGATACAAATCAGTTTCTATTGAAGATATTAAAGAATTTAGGCAATGGGGATCAAAAACTCCTGGACATCCAGAAACATTCGAAACTGAAGGTGTTGAAGTTACAGCTGGGCCTCTAGGAGCAGGAATTTCAAATGCAGTTGGTTTAGCAATAGCTGAAACTCACTTAGCAGCTAAATTTAACAAGCCTGATTGTAATATCGTTGATCACTACACTTACGTAATAATGGGTGACGGCTGTAATCAAGAAGGTATCGCATCAGAGGCCTGCTCATTAGCTGGTCATCTTAAGCTTGGAAAATTAATTGCACTCTATGACGATAATCAAATTACTATTGATGGGCGAACCGACGTCTCTTTTACAGAAGATGTTTTAAAAAGATATGAAGCTTATGGATGGCATGTACAACATGTTGAAGATGGAAATCATGATGTTAAAGGAATAACTGAAGCTATCGAAAAAGCAAAGTTAATTAAAGACAAACCTTCAATTATAAAAATTTCCACAACTATAGGTTATGGTTCACCCAATAAATCAGATACTGCTGGAATTCATGGAGCAGCTGTTGGAGAAGAGGAAGCTACGTTAACCAGAGAGTTTCTAAATTGGGAATATCCTCCATTTGAAATACCAGATGAGGTATACGAGCATTTTAGAAAATCGATAAGTAAAGGCGAAAACTTAGAGAAAGAATGGGATTCCAAATTTGAAGAATATCAAAAAAAATATCCCTCTGCAGGATCCGAGTTAAACAGAATGTTAAAAGGCGAATTACCTGAGAATTGGGACTCAGATCTCCCCTCTTATAAACCAGATGATAAAGGGTTGGCCACGAGAAAGCATTCACAAATATGCTTAGGAGCTTTAGGACCTAACCTTCCTGAATTAATTGGTGGATCTGCAGATTTAACTCACTCTAATTACACAGATATCAAGGGGGAAACTGGATCATTCCAGCCTCATAGTCCTGAAAAAAGATATTTACATTTTGGTGTACGAGAACATGCAATGGCTGCTGTACTTAATGGGATTGCATATCACAATAGTGGTCTTATTCCTTATGGTGGAACCTTCCTTGTCTTCGCAGATTATATGAGAGGTTCAATGAGGCTTTCAGCACTCAGCGAATTAGGAGTGATCTATGTATTAACCCATGATTCAATTGGTGTAGGAGAAGACGGCCCAACACATCAACCTATTGAAACTATCCCTTCTCTTCGTGCCATGCCTAACATGCTTGTTTTCAGACCAGGAGACGGAAATGAGACAAGTGGAGCTTATAAGCTTGCTATTCAAAATCGAAAAAGACCTTCTGCACTTTGTTTAAGTAGACAAGGTATGCCGAATCAAGAAAATACTTCGATCGACAAAGTTGCTCTTGGAGGATATATAGTTTCCGATTGCGATGGAATACCAGATCTAATATTTATTGGTACTGGAAGCGAACTGAATCTTTGCGTTGAAGCGAGTAAGGTACTTTCAAGCTTAGGGAAAAAAATTAGAGTTGTTTCTATGCCTTGTGTAGAGCTTTTCGAAGAGCAAGAAGAATCTTATAAAGAAAGTGTTTTACCTAGTAGTGTGAAAAAGAGAGTTGTAGTAGAAGCTGCCCATTCATTTGGTTGGCATAAATATACAGGTTTTGATGGGATTTGTATTACTATGGACAGGTTTGGTGCATCAGCACCAGGTGGAGAATGTTTGAAGAATTTTGGATTTACAGTAGAAAACGTAGTTAATAAGACGAAGGAAATTCTATAACAATAAATTTATAACTATACTGAAGTATTACATCCTTCAAGTTTATCTTTTAGTTGATCAAGAGATTCATCAGAAATTTTTGAATTCATTGGGCAATGTTTAGGTCCACACATTGAACAAAACTCAGCCTTTTTAAAGATTTCTTCAGGTAGTGTCTCATCATGGTACTGCTTTGCCCTTTCGGGATCTAATGAAAGTTCGAATTGTTTATTCCAATCAAAATTATACCTTGCATGACTTAGTTCATCATCTCTATCACGAGCACCAGCTCGATGTCTTGCTATATCAGCAGCATGAGCAGCTATCTTGTAAGCAATTAACCCTTCTCGCACATCTTCTGCATTTGGAAGACCTAGATGTTCTTTTGGAGTTACATAACACAACATAGAAGTTCCATACCAACCGGCCATTGCCGCTCCAATGGCACTAGATATATGGTCGTAACCAGGAGAAATATCTGTAACTAATGGGCCAAGCACATAAAATGGAGCTTCTGAACATTCCTCCATTTGCTTTCTCACATTAAATTCAATTTGATCCATAGGTACGTGTCCAGGGCCCTCAACCATCACTTGAACATTATGAGCCCATGCTCTTCTAGTAAGCTCTCCTAAGGTCTTCAATTCAGCCAGCTGAGCATCATCAGAAGCATCATGCAAACATCCAGGCCTAAGGGAATCTCCTAAAGAAAAAGTACAATCATATTTCTTGAAAATCTCACAAATATCATCAAACCTCGTATAGAGAGGATTTTGTTTAAAATGATGCAACATCCACTGAGCTAGAATTCCTCCCCCTCTACTTACAATTCCAGTAATTCTACCTTTAACTTTTGGCAAATGCTCTATTAATAATCCAGCATGTATAGTCTGATAATCGACTCCCTGCTGACAATGTTTTTCAATAATATGAAGAAAATCGTCTTCAGTTAGTCTATCTATTGAACCATGTACACTTTCTAAAGCTTGATAAACTGGAACAGTTCCGATAGGAACAGGAGATTCGTTAATAATTGCTTGCCTAACTTCATCTAAATTTACTCCCCCAGTAGAGAGATCCATGACAGTATCAGCACCATATTTGACGGCTAACTTAAGCTTCTCTACTTCCTCATTGATATCACTAGCATTAGGAGAAGCACCAATATTTGCATTTACTTTACATCTAGAAGCAATTCCTATAGACATTGGCTCAAGATTCAAATGATTGATATTTGCTGGAATTATTAATCTTCCTCTAGCCACCTCTTCCATGATTAATGAAGCAGGTAGATTTTCTTTTTTTGCAACAAAATCCATTTCTTCAGTAATATGACCATTTCTTGCAAAATTCATCTGGGTAACATTGTCTTTCCCAATGCGAGGCTTAATCCATGAACTTCTCATAAGTTATAAACTTTTAAAAGTGTTATTACTAAAGTTTGATCAAATTTCCACTTCCCTTTATCAGATTGATGATTCAGGTTCAAAGGGTATGATCTCAGCTAAGTTGAATTTCCTAGCACCCCTAGTATTTATTTTATTAATAGCTCTTTTATAAAAAATAGTCATCAAATATTGCATAAAAATATATAAAGTATTTTTATTTGACTTTTTGATAAGACTTTATCTTTTTTAAAATATTATTTCTATCCAACTTTCTCCTTACATCTTTCTCCAAAATAATTGAAATACCCATTAAACCAATAGGCAAATAAAAAATCTTCTTAGAATTGTTCCTTACAACTAAACCAATAGCGGATACAAAGATCATAAAAGGAGCCACAAAAGACAAAAAAAATCTTTTATTAATTATCATTTATCAAATTTATTAATTAATTTATTGTTTAATTTTACTATGGATTCTGTTATCACTTTAATTCCAACAGCAATAGCTCTTTCATCTGGATCAAATTTGGAACTGTGTAGAGGAGCACATCCATTCGAAGTTGAAACACCTAGTCTAAACATAGCTCCAGGAATATCATTCAAGAACTCTGCGAAATCTTCTGCACCTAATGATGGTTTTTGTAGTTCTATAACATTTTCTTGACCCAAAATCTTAATACCAGAATCTCTGAGAACTTTATTAAGTTCAAAATCGTTATTAACTGGAGGAGTAATTTCTCTAAATAATACTTTTACTTCAGCTCCGCAACTATTAGCTAAAGAGGAGATATTTTCACTGAGCCAATTACCAATATTTTTAAATAATTTAGGATTAGTGCATCTAACAGTACCAATTAAACTAACCTTTTCAGCAAGAACATTAAATGCATTACCACCATTAATCTTACCAAAAGTTATTACTACAGGATCTAAAGGATCTAACTTCCTTGTTATTAATTCTTGAATTCCAGAAATAACTTTAGAGGCAACCCAAATAGCATCAACCCCTTCATGAGGTCGAGCACCATGACCTGATTTTCCTTTAATCTCTACTTTGAGTTCTCCAGCAGCTGCTGTTAAACTTCCCTCTTTTATTCCAATAGTCCCTACGGGCAAATCGGGGTATACATGAACGCCTAAAATATGAGTTAAACCATTAGTTGCACCGTCCTTAATCATCCATCTAGCTCCACTAGCAATTTCTTCAGCTGGCTGAAAAATTATCCTAGTCCCGAAATTAAGTTTTAGATCCTTCACAATTTTTGCTATTCCCAACCCAATCGTTATATGCAAATCATGACCACACGCGTGCATAACACCATCTACTTTTGAAGAAAAACTTAATTTAGTTTGCTCAAATATTGGTAAAGCATCCATATCAACTCTGATGCCTATAATACCTTTTTCTAAGGGGCCAAAATCAGCTATAACGCCAGTCCTACCTATGGATTCTGTAACTGACCAACCAATATTTTTTAAATAACCACTTATTAAAATTGCTGTTTGATTTTCAAGCCCACTTAATTCCGGGTGGGCATGAATATGTCTTCTTAAATTAATTAATTCGTCATTGAACGAATCAACTTGTTTAAAAATCTGATCTCTATTCATTTCTTATTTTAAATCAATAAATTTCATTAAATATTTAGTCGGTTTTGGAGGCCATCTTCTTACTT contains these protein-coding regions:
- the tkt gene encoding transketolase, which produces MVAASVSLESLCVNSIRMLAVDAVNKSNSGHPGLPMGCAPMGYALWQNILNHNPNNPKWFNRDRFVLSAGHGCMLLYSLLHLTGYKSVSIEDIKEFRQWGSKTPGHPETFETEGVEVTAGPLGAGISNAVGLAIAETHLAAKFNKPDCNIVDHYTYVIMGDGCNQEGIASEACSLAGHLKLGKLIALYDDNQITIDGRTDVSFTEDVLKRYEAYGWHVQHVEDGNHDVKGITEAIEKAKLIKDKPSIIKISTTIGYGSPNKSDTAGIHGAAVGEEEATLTREFLNWEYPPFEIPDEVYEHFRKSISKGENLEKEWDSKFEEYQKKYPSAGSELNRMLKGELPENWDSDLPSYKPDDKGLATRKHSQICLGALGPNLPELIGGSADLTHSNYTDIKGETGSFQPHSPEKRYLHFGVREHAMAAVLNGIAYHNSGLIPYGGTFLVFADYMRGSMRLSALSELGVIYVLTHDSIGVGEDGPTHQPIETIPSLRAMPNMLVFRPGDGNETSGAYKLAIQNRKRPSALCLSRQGMPNQENTSIDKVALGGYIVSDCDGIPDLIFIGTGSELNLCVEASKVLSSLGKKIRVVSMPCVELFEEQEESYKESVLPSSVKKRVVVEAAHSFGWHKYTGFDGICITMDRFGASAPGGECLKNFGFTVENVVNKTKEIL
- the thiC gene encoding phosphomethylpyrimidine synthase ThiC → MRSSWIKPRIGKDNVTQMNFARNGHITEEMDFVAKKENLPASLIMEEVARGRLIIPANINHLNLEPMSIGIASRCKVNANIGASPNASDINEEVEKLKLAVKYGADTVMDLSTGGVNLDEVRQAIINESPVPIGTVPVYQALESVHGSIDRLTEDDFLHIIEKHCQQGVDYQTIHAGLLIEHLPKVKGRITGIVSRGGGILAQWMLHHFKQNPLYTRFDDICEIFKKYDCTFSLGDSLRPGCLHDASDDAQLAELKTLGELTRRAWAHNVQVMVEGPGHVPMDQIEFNVRKQMEECSEAPFYVLGPLVTDISPGYDHISSAIGAAMAGWYGTSMLCYVTPKEHLGLPNAEDVREGLIAYKIAAHAADIARHRAGARDRDDELSHARYNFDWNKQFELSLDPERAKQYHDETLPEEIFKKAEFCSMCGPKHCPMNSKISDESLDQLKDKLEGCNTSV
- a CDS encoding DUF3188 domain-containing protein, which codes for MIINKRFFLSFVAPFMIFVSAIGLVVRNNSKKIFYLPIGLMGISIILEKDVRRKLDRNNILKKIKSYQKVK
- a CDS encoding amidohydrolase, with amino-acid sequence MNRDQIFKQVDSFNDELINLRRHIHAHPELSGLENQTAILISGYLKNIGWSVTESIGRTGVIADFGPLEKGIIGIRVDMDALPIFEQTKLSFSSKVDGVMHACGHDLHITIGLGIAKIVKDLKLNFGTRIIFQPAEEIASGARWMIKDGATNGLTHILGVHVYPDLPVGTIGIKEGSLTAAAGELKVEIKGKSGHGARPHEGVDAIWVASKVISGIQELITRKLDPLDPVVITFGKINGGNAFNVLAEKVSLIGTVRCTNPKLFKNIGNWLSENISSLANSCGAEVKVLFREITPPVNNDFELNKVLRDSGIKILGQENVIELQKPSLGAEDFAEFLNDIPGAMFRLGVSTSNGCAPLHSSKFDPDERAIAVGIKVITESIVKLNNKLINKFDK